From the Drosophila simulans strain w501 chromosome 2L, Prin_Dsim_3.1, whole genome shotgun sequence genome, the window TTACTTCCAAATAAATTCACCCCAGgcctttttttctttaattattttagctcTTTcagtcatttttttttatttaaactaattaTCAGTCTATTTGGATTTGTTCAGGctaattagtttgtttttcgAAGAACAGACAACGTTTAGCACGCGTTTTGAGTCATTGTCAGTAAAATGAAATCTCAGCTTAGCcaacttatttaaatacggATCTAGTGGCAAGCAAATAGTTTATATAAGATGTAATTTCGAGTTGCCAAGTTGGTCATAATCACTACCAGTCGCACATCaataaaccaatataaatttgcatacaattttCATGGTTTTTATGTATGGATATTAAACAATAAGCCCATTTGCATACACTGTTGCTGGGTAAAATAAAAGTCACTTGTTCTCACGTTACGAAATAGAAACCAGGTTGAAGGCCCCTGgccgaaatggaaaactaCTTAATTAGACGAAATGGAATCAAATTGTGCTAAATGACAATTGTAAGCGACAAATTCCATATACAAAATACAGTCAAAATTGatcaaaatcaatgcaaaGCATTTCCAATCAGTGATTTTGCATAAAACCCATCGAGTCATCCAAGCGGAAATGAAATAGGTGGGGCAAATCAGATCCAAGCCTAGTCAGAATCAAATTCTAAATCAGTTTTCGGCTGAACTTTGGGGTTTAGGCTACTCTAGATTTGACTGAGTAGTTCTAAAGTCAGCAATGtggtaaaattaaattaaatatgaggcaaaaataaaaataaaaaaaatcatataaataaaaaaaatcattgaatgtgaaaatgtataaataaataataatttgttttatattatcTTTAGCTATCCAAATATGTCTGTGCTGCGAGCACTGATGCTTCTGGTCTTTGGTGCCACCGTGGCGCTGGCCCAACGTCGCCTGGCTCTTCCCGATCCGAGGAGTTGCGCCAACCGGGTGCGCCATGCCAGCTATCGGGATGCCAGGGGCGTGTCCCACTCGTACTTCTTCAGCTGGGAGCATGCTCCTACCCGCAGCCTGGAGGTGGATTGGCTGGATGCGAGGAACATCTGCCGCAGGCACTGCATGGATGCCGTTTCCCTGGAGACGCCGCAGGAGAATGACTTTGTGAAGCAGAGGATTGCCAGGGGCAATGTTCGATACATTTGGACCTCGGGCAGGAAGTGCAACTTCGCCGGCTGCGACAGGCCCGATCTGCAGCCCCCCAATGAGAACGGTTGGTTCTGGTCGGGATCGGGGGCAAAGATTGGACCCACTTCGCAGAGGAACACCGGCGATTGGTCTTCAACGGGCGGATACCAACAGCCGCAGCCCGATAACCGGGAGGCCGCGCAGGGCAACGACGAGAGCTGCCTGTCCATTCTGAACAACTTCTACAACGATGGCATCAAGTGGCACGACGTGGCCTGCCATCACATCAAGCCATTCGTGTGCGAGGACTCCGACGAGCTGCTGAACTTCGTCCGCTCCCGGAATCCCAATGTCCGCTTGTAATTCTAACTAGCCTAAGCCTGAGGGAGATGattaaaatttacatatttatgtagcCTTAAACGGAACATTAATtggttgattgattgattgtttgATTCAAATTCATTGACTGTTCAATCCAACATTGATGGCTTCCAAAACGCGTAACATTCGTTTGTTCGGTTTAGTTCGCAGCAAAAGTTCTATAAGCAAAATTTGTAATAACATTTCTGTGTCGATCCGCGCAtcataaacaaaattgttaaataattttaaaaattgttaataaatacaaattgaacCCATAAATGAAAGACTTTGATTTAACATTCAATGcgtatatttgtatttagttCATTATACGATTTCACTAGAAAATGcatgtatgtaaatatatatccgTAGATCTGTTAAATAGGTTTTTCCTTTATCTGAATACTTTGGTAAGTTCTGTTGCTTGCGGGAACTTATTTGTCTAACactaaaactaatttcatttaggaataattaaattatcaaacGATTCCTTAGCCATTTCAAGTTCTGAAGAAGACACAAAGTTAGCAGATTTTATCTAATAAAGTAACTGGTATAGGTTGCGTAAAGTGCATCATTAGCCAATAGctcaataaaattaatttaaggactcatattaaaataataataataataatatacaagttttaaacttaaatttaaaactattttcgggCTCCATGCATGCTATGAAAAaacttacaaatattttttgtaaatataattGTCCAACATAAAAATCTAACAACAATAAATTGGGAATCTAAATCATAGTCGCTTAAGCATAGTCAAATTAACAAGTAATATCGGTTAACTGGAACTTATGGAACTGGTCGTTTAGCACATAATATATTGTTCGGTTATCGGTTATGATTGGTGTGTGGAGTTCTGTGTGTTTATGTGGGAACTGTGGTGGTGGGTGCTGTTgctggtattttgatcaacaAAATACGGTCCTAAAAAGGGAGAATTACAAACTCGTTAAtacaaaatggaaaagctaTGGGCAGGGTCACAGAACATTTAGTTAGATTAGCCGAATTTAGTTAGAAAGCGCTTACGGTTAGTTTCGGTTCGGATTAAAAGCCACCAAATTTggattgtttatgttttttgtggTGTTAGTCACATGCGGATTCCATCAGCCGAGGCGCAAACCATTAAGCCCAAAATCGAGCTTTACCTGCCGCAAGacaatttcaaaatcaacGACAACTTCAAACAAAGGAACACCAAGAGAGCCTATGTTACGACTACGTTGTGGTTACGCTAACGCATTACAATCTCTACGCCTACGTATCGGGCTCGTGTTATTTGAATACTTCAACATTCGGTTTGGTTTCTGGTTAGCCGTGCGTGTGGGTGACTGAGTTTCAGAATTTTGATATCTTATTATGATTTTGTTGGACTTAAGCAGTACTTGAGTTATGGGAGGCGCCACTGATCGCATTGAACAAAGCCATGCTGTTGCGCTGGTTTATGCTGTCGGCATCGTCGCCGAGCGGCTGGAAGGACTCGTCGTCCAGCAACTCACTGAGCGCCTGGCACAGCTTCTCGTAGTTCTCCTTGAGCACATGGTGGTACTCCTTCTGGTCAGCGCTGATGATTCGCTCGTTGAGGAACAGGGCCTTCTGACACACCACAATGAAGTCGCTGCATGAAAGAGACCTCATTTAATAAACGCATATGACTAGTTACTAGAAATGCATACCGAAAAACATCCTTTAGATCTCCGACGCGATCCATTGAGAAGTTGTTAACCACTTTTGCATCGAGAAAGGCATGAGCGTATGCCAAAGGACCAGCATTTACAGTCACCGCCACACTTCCCTGGAGACGCAGCTGCAACTTCTTCACATCGGCCGGTGGGAGAatgatctcctccagctctgAAACCTTGGATTGCATTTCATCGATGGCCACCTCAATGGGGCTCAGTTCTATGATTTCACGGGATTTGACGGGTATACGTTTAAGAACATATGGGAAGGAGTATTGAGCTGCAATAATTGATGCTTTAATATGGGACAAATATGATCAGAGACGGTATTCACACACTTTTTATAACCGTCTTGCGCTTCCATTGTTCTTCTACGCTGCCACGGGCTGCACCCGATTTGGTGAACGGAGTCTCGTACATAAAAGTGTCCACATCATGATTCTGCTCGAATTCATTTAGCCTTTGGTCTAGCTCGTCCTTGGAGAAGAAAGGAATCACATGGGTGACCTGTATGTAGGCAAGTTTGGCATCTAGTTCGTCAACTTTAACCTGAAAAAATGagttgtaaaatttaattataccaAATAGTTTGTCTTAAAAAACCGTctatcaataataaataataatataatgcaATAATAATGCAATCAATGGTGGACCTACACTTGTAACTTCGAGATCAAGTCGTCCCTCCACCAAATATCAGAATGAAGTTTGTTTCAGAATACTTCCCACCTTCAACAGATTTGGTTCAAATAGCTCAGCAACTTTACTAGGTACTAGtaaattgtttgttatttttatacaaCTACCGCAGTCCGTACACTAGAGCCGCAGAAATATCCAAATTTTGTAGAGTTCGAGTTCCTTTCTTTGGCACAAACCATAAGTTCATCAGATTGTCGGACATACGGTAACTATTCCACAATACATTGTCTGTTCCCTTATGGAGCAGATCTTTGAGTTCCCGGCTCGTGCAATGGGTCTGGGATTGGTCCAGATGCCGCAGATGCAGATACCAATCACATGTAGGAGGGGGTACTCGCTAAATCCGAACGCAGTGGAATTCGTGCCATCTTTTCGCCAGAAGCCCGAGCTTCCAAGTCTATCGACCAAAACGGAGGCGACCTCAACTACAACATTGCTGCGTCCCGAGGTCGTTGGTGATGCCGCGAATACTGTTGAAAATGATGTTTTTCTCGAGCGCCAGATCTTTGACACACTAAGTCAACTGGGAGATGAGCAAATGCCTCTGGAAGAGATCGCGGTGGGTGTATTACCAGGAGGACAAGGTCTTAGTATGACTTTCACCACCAAAGAGCACGATCAGCTGCAGCCTATGGACCGAAATACTCTAGTAAACCACAGTCGACAGATCCTCCAGCTGGCTGTGGGCGATCACGAGAAGCTGGCGAACAGACCTGAGACCGTCCTTGTTGCCCAATTCCTCATCCGGGTCAACGATCTTTTGAACGAGAAGTATGACTACGGTGGCGATGGATCCGTGTGTCCCAGGTGCACCCTGTGCTCAAATCGCAGCTATACGGAGCTggaaatcgaaaaccaaatcGACTGCATAAAGGCTTTTGAGAAATTTTTCACCTTTACGGAATCAACTCGCTACCAAGACATAGTTTCTCACAAAGCCTTTAAGGAGCTGTGCCACAGGCTGGGATTAATCGTGAGCCGAGATCAGATCCAGGTGAACCGCCCTTCCACAGTGGTGCCTCCACCCACGGCACAGTCCTCTACTATAACCATTTGCATGTCCAAGAACGAAATGGAATCTGATGTAGAGGCCAAGGCTTATAGAGGTGATGACGAATCCAATTTCAACGGTTGTGAACTGACCGCGAATGGAGGTCAACAGCCATCTATTTCTAATGAATATTTGAAGGGAAAGCTTTACAGGTGGGTGGGCCTTAATTTAAGTGAAGGAAACACAACAATTATTCTGATTTATAATTTTAGATACGAAGACTCTCAGGGATGCCAGTTGGTCAACGAACTGAATGTAAgtcaacaaaaaattgaacCTATGGAGGTAGATGAATTCGAGTTGGATTTACCATCTACCACGAAGCCCAAGACCGTGGTAACCGCTAGTGTGCCGGCAACCTTTCCTCGGGTGTACAAATcagccaaagccaaatgcTCGGCTCGAGGGGCAGGATCTAGTGGTCAACAGAGTGGCTACAATAACAGGGCAGTCCGTTTAATGACGCAGCCGTCAA encodes:
- the LOC6731361 gene encoding uncharacterized protein LOC6731361; translated protein: MEQIFEFPARAMGLGLVQMPQMQIPITCRRGYSLNPNAVEFVPSFRQKPELPSLSTKTEATSTTTLLRPEVVGDAANTVENDVFLERQIFDTLSQLGDEQMPLEEIAVGVLPGGQGLSMTFTTKEHDQLQPMDRNTLVNHSRQILQLAVGDHEKLANRPETVLVAQFLIRVNDLLNEKYDYGGDGSVCPRCTLCSNRSYTELEIENQIDCIKAFEKFFTFTESTRYQDIVSHKAFKELCHRLGLIVSRDQIQVNRPSTVVPPPTAQSSTITICMSKNEMESDVEAKAYRGDDESNFNGCELTANGGQQPSISNEYLKGKLYRYEDSQGCQLVNELNVSQQKIEPMEVDEFELDLPSTTKPKTVVTASVPATFPRVYKSAKAKCSARGAGSSGQQSGYNNRAVRLMTQPSKGSPSTSHFRTIAVGCHHQAGSAAPRKLQMDSCPTGAARKQNRLTEAKSKIYQPSVSSQRLSTGRDTKLGKSGTNVQKQKSNHICKSGKMSTTSRIAMSNPKQTNGNPQRMMPRSTNASMMRQSEVKRRMSLMRADSDSDLLYNEYLFK
- the LOC27206544 gene encoding uncharacterized protein LOC27206544 gives rise to the protein MCYPNMSVLRALMLLVFGATVALAQRRLALPDPRSCANRVRHASYRDARGVSHSYFFSWEHAPTRSLEVDWLDARNICRRHCMDAVSLETPQENDFVKQRIARGNVRYIWTSGRKCNFAGCDRPDLQPPNENGWFWSGSGAKIGPTSQRNTGDWSSTGGYQQPQPDNREAAQGNDESCLSILNNFYNDGIKWHDVACHHIKPFVCEDSDELLNFVRSRNPNVRL